CAATTCACGCCTCCTATTATCAAAAAAGATAGTGAAGTGCCACCAGATGAGGTGCCACCTAAGCAAGAGGACCTGAAAGATAAAGCTGTAAGTACTAAAACAGTAGAAGGTGATCCTAACGGTATCGACCCAGGATTGCTGGAAGACAGTAAAGGTACAGGTGTGGTAGAAGCTCCTCCGGCTCCGGCTAAAGAAGAGATCTTCACATTCGTAGAACAGCCGCCTACCTTCCCAGGTGGTGAAGAAGCACTCGCGAAGTTCCTGAGCAAAAACATCCACTATCCTCGCGTAGCGCAGGAAAATGCGATTTCAGGTACTGTATTCGTACAGTTCGTAGTAGACTCAGAAGGTAACATCAAAGATGTGAAAACTGTAGGTGCTGCGAAAGGTGGCGGTCTTGAAGAAGAAGCTATCCGCGTGGTGAAAATCATGCCTAAATGGAAAGCTGGTAAACAGAACGGCCGTCAGGTATCAGTTCAGTTCAACCTGCCTATCCGCTTCACACTGCAAGAGTAGTACTAACGTACGCTTGATAGAAAACACCCTGTCACGGCTTAGCCATGACAGGGTGTTTTTATTTATTGGTATATTGCCGTCTGATTTGCAAATGAAATTATGATGCTTGGGAATAATCTTACAGGATATGACGATACTATTGTAGCCCCCGCTACTGCCGCCGGTGTAGGCGCTATTGCTGTATTGCGCCTCAATGGAGCCAATGCCATTGAGATCTGCAACCAGCTCTTTCCAGCCAAAGACCTGCATAAACAGGCCAGCCATACCTTACACTTCGGTAGCATCGTGGAGAATGGACGTACTATTGATGAAGTAGTCGTGGGTCTTTATAAGGCGCCCCGCTCTTACACTGGTGAAAATATCGTGGAAATCTCCTGTCATGGTTCTCCCTACATCCAACAACAAATCATCGATGCCTGTATTCGTGCCGGCGCCAGAATGGCAAAACCCGGTGAGTATACCATGCGTGCCTTCCTGAATGGTAAGCTGGACCTGACCCAGGCAGAATCTGTAGCCGACCTGATCGCGAGTAACTCCGCTGCCAGCCACCAGACAGCCATGCAACAGATGCGCGGTGGATTCTCAAAAGAACTTTTCGCCCTGAGAGAACAACTTATCAGCTTCTCTGCACTCATTGAACTGGAACTGGATTTCAGCCAGGAAGATGTGGAATTTGCTGATCGTACCTCATTCTATAAACTCATCAGCGAAGCCATGCAGGTAGTCAAGCACCTGGCTGATTCATTCCAGATGGGGAACGTGATTAAGAATGGCGTGAACACTGCCATCGTCGGCAAACCCAACGCCGGAAAATCAACCCTGCTCAATACCCTGCTCAATGAAAACCGTGCTATTGTAAGTGACATAGCCGGCACTACCCGCGATACGATTGAGGAAATCCTCAATATCCAGGGTATCCTGTTCAGATTGATCGATACAGCTGGTATCCGCGAAAGCAATGACACTATTGAAACTATCGGTGTGCAAAAGACCATGGAGAAAATTCGTGAGGCCGGTGTAGTGTTATACATGTTTGATGTAAACCAGACCAGTGTTGAAGACCTGCAGGAACAGATCGATGCCTTTAAAAAAGATAATATTAACTACCTGCTGGTAGGGAATAAAACTGATATCGCCGGACTGGAAGCCAATAAATCCAAATTCAGGGGCATTGAAGACATTCTGTATATCTCCGCCCGCCAGCATGAACATATCGAAGACCTGAAAGACCGTCTGGTACATAAAGTCATGAGTGGAGATATCAACACGGAAGCGACCATTGTGACCAATGCCCGGCACCATGCAGCCCTGCAGGAGGTGATGAAGTCCCTTATCGATGTAAAGAATGGATTAGATAATCAACTGCCTGGTGACCTGCTGTCGCTGGATATCAGACGTTGTCTGCATTTCCTTGGTGAGATCACGGGACAGATCACGAATGAGGACCAGCTGGATTTTATTTTCAGTAAGTTCTGTATCGGGAAATAATCTTTTGTAGATAGGGCGAACGAAATCCATTGCCAATGTCGAATCTGAAAGCCTGTCTACGACAAATGCACCGGGTTTCGAACACTAGGGATAATGAGCGGCGCTACAAAAGCTGGCTCAATAAGTTCAATTCACGCAGGCCAATCTTTGCCCTATAAAGGATCGATCCAGTCTTCACTGCCAGTGACCGGTACCCTGATCTGGTACAACCACAGGTCCGGCAGGAAGAAAGCCATTGTTAAGTAATTATGAATTACACCCAAATGCTGGCGGTATCCTTATCATAGTGTAGTTATATACAAGGAAACCCTCTATTATGAAAAAGATATTACTCGTTCCCGCATTACTCATGCTGGCATTCACCACCTTCGCCCAACAGGCAGAGCATGTCATCTTAATTACCATTGATGGCTTTAGACCCGACTTTTACCAGGACGCTTCCTGGGGAATGGTAAACCTGCGTATGATGAAAGATAGCGGTACCTATGCGGATGGGGTAAACAGTGTATTTCCAACTGTAACCTATCCCAATCACACCTCGCTGATCACAGGTGTTACACCTATGAAGCACGGTATTTATTACAACACTCCTTACGAACCAAAGGGAGCGACCGGTGTCTGGTATTTCTATTACGATTCATTGAAAGTACCAACTCTCTTTGATGCCGTACACAAGGCCGGGAAGAAATCTGCCAGTGTGATCTGGCCCGTAACAGTACATGCACCGGTTGATTATAACATTCCTGATGTATGGCCATTGGGCAAAAATAAAGACAGAAGGGTAGCGATGGCCGAATATGCAAATCCATCCACGCTATGGCAGGAAGTACAAGATAGCGCTACGGGCAAAATACAGGAAGATGACTGGGCGATGAACAACGGAGAATTGATCTTTGATGAAAACATTGCCAGAATCAGCGGTTACCTGATTCAGAAATATAAACCAGCTTTCATCACCCTACATTTCCCATGTACTGATCACTACGAACACCAGATTGGTCGTGACGGTTACCTCGTCAGAAAATCAGTATCCGGGGCTGACAGAGCCATCGGTACTATTCTGGAAGCCGTACAAAGGGCTGGTATTGCCGATAACACGACCATCATCGTCACCGGTGACCATGGGTTTGTGAATATTGAAAAGTCTTTTAATCCAAATGTATTATTGGTTAAAAATGGTATCAAGGCACAGTTTCACGCCTGCGGCGGTTCTGCTTTCCTACACCAGGAAGATAAGAACGACAAGGCAACTGTGGATAAAGTGATCGCCATACTGAAAGCCTTACCCGCTGACCAGCAGAAAATGTTCAGGATCTTATATCGTCAGCAACTGGATAAAATAGGTGTTGATCCAAATGCGGCAATGGCTATTACAGCTTTAGGTCATGTAACGATTGGTGGTGCAAAGAGAGGAGAACTCATTAAGTCCGCTAAAGGAGGAACCCATGGCTACTATCCTGACTTCAAAGAAATTCAGACCGGCTTTGTCGCTTATGGTGCTGGTATCAAACAGGGTGGACATGTCAAAGAAATGAACGTTACAGATGTAGCCCCTATCATTGCTGAATTGTTGAAACTCGACTTAGGCAAGGTAGATGGCAAAGTGCCTGCAGGCGTAATAAAATAAAAGCTATAACAACACCTCTAATCAGAGGTGTTGTTGTGCCTTCTTTTGAATCGCCAGTTGCGAGTCATAATATTTACTCAGAAAATGGTACAACACCAGTTCATGCTTGCGCTGCCCTGTTACTAAGATCCTGTTCAAAAACATGTGGATATAACTAGGTAGTAATTCGTCAGCAGCAATATCGGCAGGAATTTTCTCCCTGATAAAAGCAGATCGCTCATCAAACAGTCCCTCAATGCCATTCTCCCTATCCTGTCTGGGATCGAGAAAACTACTCAACTGCCGCATCTCTTGTCTATACTTACTATTCAATTGTGTTTGTA
This Chitinophaga sancti DNA region includes the following protein-coding sequences:
- a CDS encoding TonB family protein; translation: MDTAKILNSDFLDILFENRNKEYGAYDLRRQYNKRVRNALIGSAALILLVIAGYAINTAIMKAERDNPNKPVIETIKMEDVKIPDDPKTPPPPPPPPAPPPPVKPSVQFTPPIIKKDSEVPPDEVPPKQEDLKDKAVSTKTVEGDPNGIDPGLLEDSKGTGVVEAPPAPAKEEIFTFVEQPPTFPGGEEALAKFLSKNIHYPRVAQENAISGTVFVQFVVDSEGNIKDVKTVGAAKGGGLEEEAIRVVKIMPKWKAGKQNGRQVSVQFNLPIRFTLQE
- the mnmE gene encoding tRNA uridine-5-carboxymethylaminomethyl(34) synthesis GTPase MnmE encodes the protein MMLGNNLTGYDDTIVAPATAAGVGAIAVLRLNGANAIEICNQLFPAKDLHKQASHTLHFGSIVENGRTIDEVVVGLYKAPRSYTGENIVEISCHGSPYIQQQIIDACIRAGARMAKPGEYTMRAFLNGKLDLTQAESVADLIASNSAASHQTAMQQMRGGFSKELFALREQLISFSALIELELDFSQEDVEFADRTSFYKLISEAMQVVKHLADSFQMGNVIKNGVNTAIVGKPNAGKSTLLNTLLNENRAIVSDIAGTTRDTIEEILNIQGILFRLIDTAGIRESNDTIETIGVQKTMEKIREAGVVLYMFDVNQTSVEDLQEQIDAFKKDNINYLLVGNKTDIAGLEANKSKFRGIEDILYISARQHEHIEDLKDRLVHKVMSGDINTEATIVTNARHHAALQEVMKSLIDVKNGLDNQLPGDLLSLDIRRCLHFLGEITGQITNEDQLDFIFSKFCIGK
- a CDS encoding ectonucleotide pyrophosphatase/phosphodiesterase; this encodes MKKILLVPALLMLAFTTFAQQAEHVILITIDGFRPDFYQDASWGMVNLRMMKDSGTYADGVNSVFPTVTYPNHTSLITGVTPMKHGIYYNTPYEPKGATGVWYFYYDSLKVPTLFDAVHKAGKKSASVIWPVTVHAPVDYNIPDVWPLGKNKDRRVAMAEYANPSTLWQEVQDSATGKIQEDDWAMNNGELIFDENIARISGYLIQKYKPAFITLHFPCTDHYEHQIGRDGYLVRKSVSGADRAIGTILEAVQRAGIADNTTIIVTGDHGFVNIEKSFNPNVLLVKNGIKAQFHACGGSAFLHQEDKNDKATVDKVIAILKALPADQQKMFRILYRQQLDKIGVDPNAAMAITALGHVTIGGAKRGELIKSAKGGTHGYYPDFKEIQTGFVAYGAGIKQGGHVKEMNVTDVAPIIAELLKLDLGKVDGKVPAGVIK